One part of the Eulemur rufifrons isolate Redbay chromosome 16, OSU_ERuf_1, whole genome shotgun sequence genome encodes these proteins:
- the PPP1R1A gene encoding protein phosphatase 1 regulatory subunit 1A isoform X1, translated as MEQDNSPRKIQFTVPLLEPHLDPEAAEQIRRRRPTPATLVLTSDQSSPEVDEDRIPNPLLKSTLAMSPRQRKKMTRITPTMKELQMMVEHHLGQQEQGEEPEEAAESTGTQESCPAGITGARAESRLGTSGTAQKPAESIPKTQERGSEKPSTEEPSTHIPPLDSQGTNSQV; from the exons ATGGAGCAAGACAACAGCCCCCGGAAGATCCAGTTCACGGTCCCGCTGCTGGAGCCGCACCTTGACCCCGAGGCGGCGGAGCAG ATTCGGAGACgccgccccacccctgccacccttGTGTTGACCAGTGACCAGTCATCTCCAG AAGTAGATGAAGACCGGATCCCCAACCCACTTCTCAAG TCCACTTTGGCAATGTCTCCACGGCAACGGAAGAAGATGACAAGGATCACACCCACAATGAAAG AGCTCCAGATGATGGTTGAACATCACCTGGGGCAACAGGAACAAGGGGAGGAGCCTGAGGAAGCCGCTGAGAGCACAGGGACCCAGGAGTCCTGCccagctgggatcacaggcgccAGAGCGGAGTCAAGGCTGGGCACCTCTGGGACAGCACAAA AGCCTGCAGAATCCATCCCTAAAACTCAGGAGAGGGGCAGTGAGAAGCCCAGCACAGAGGAACCCTCAACCCATATACCACCATTGGATTCCCAGGGGACCAACTCG CAGgtctga
- the PDE1B gene encoding dual specificity calcium/calmodulin-dependent 3',5'-cyclic nucleotide phosphodiesterase 1B isoform X5, producing the protein MSFLEALETGYGKYKNPYHNQIHAADVTQTVHCVLLRTGMVHCLSEIEVLAIIFAAAIHDYEHTGTTNSFHIQTKSECAILYNDRSVLENHHISSVFRMMQDDEMNIFINLTKDEFVELRALVIEMVLATDMSCHFQQVKSMKTALQQLERIDKSKALSLLLHAADISHPTKQWAVHSRWTKALMEEFFRQGDKEAELGLPFSPLCDRTSTLVAQSQIGFIDFIVDPTFSVLTDVAEKSVQPLSDEDSKSKNQPSFQWRQPSLDVEVGDPNPDVVSFRATWIKYIQENKQKWKERATSGITNQMSIDELSPCEEEAPPSPAEDEHNQNGNLD; encoded by the exons ATGAGTTTTCTGGAGGCCTTGGAGACAGGCTATGGGAAGTACAAGAATCCTTACCACAACCAGATCCACGCAGCTGATGTCACCCAGACGGTCCACTGCGTCTTGCTCCGCACAGGGATGGTG CACTGCCTGTCAGAGATTGAGGTCTTGGCCATCATCTTTGCTGCAGCCATCCATGACTATGAGCACACAGGCACCACCAACAGCTTCCACATCCAGACCAA GTCAGAATGTGCCATCCTGTACAATGATCGTTCGGTACTGGAGAATCACCACATCAGCTCTGTTTTCCGAATGATGCAGGATGACGAgatgaacattttcatcaacctcACCAAGGATGAGTTTGT AGAGCTGCGGGCCCTGGTCATCGAGATGGTGTTGGCCACAGACATGTCCTGCCATTTCCAGCAAGTGAAGTCCATGAAGACAGCCTTGCAGCAGCTGGAGAG GATTGACAAGtccaaggccctgtctctactgcTCCATGCTGCTGACATCAGCCACCCAACCAAGCAGTGGGCAGTCCACAGCCGCTGGACCAAGGCCCTCATGGAGGAATTCTTCCGCCAG GGTGAcaaggaggcagagctgggcctgcccttttctcctctctgtgaCCGCACTTCCACTCTGGTGGCACAGTCCCAGATTG GTTTCATCGACTTCATCGTGGATCCCACATTCTCTGTGCTGACTGATGTGGCCGAGAAGAGCGTCCAGCCCCTATCGGATGAAGACTCCAAGTCTAAAAACCAGCCCAG CTTCCAGTGGCGCCAGCCCTCTCTAGATGTGGAAGTGGGAGACCCCAACCCTGATGTGGTCAGCTTCCGCGCCACCTGGATCAAGTACATTCAGGAGAACAAGCAGAAGTGGAAGGAACGGGCTACAAGCG GCATCACCAACCAGATGTCCATTGATGAGCTGTCCCCCTGTGAAGAAGAGGCCCCGCCTTCCCCTGCCGAAGACGAACACAACCAGAATGGGAATCTGGACTAG
- the PPP1R1A gene encoding protein phosphatase 1 regulatory subunit 1A isoform X2: protein MEQDNSPRKIQFTVPLLEPHLDPEAAEQIRRRRPTPATLVLTSDQSSPEVDEDRIPNPLLKSTLAMSPRQRKKMTRITPTMKELQMMVEHHLGQQEQGEEPEEAAESTGTQESCPAGITGARAESRLGTSGTAQKPAESIPKTQERGSEKPSTEEPSTHIPPLDSQGTNSV, encoded by the exons ATGGAGCAAGACAACAGCCCCCGGAAGATCCAGTTCACGGTCCCGCTGCTGGAGCCGCACCTTGACCCCGAGGCGGCGGAGCAG ATTCGGAGACgccgccccacccctgccacccttGTGTTGACCAGTGACCAGTCATCTCCAG AAGTAGATGAAGACCGGATCCCCAACCCACTTCTCAAG TCCACTTTGGCAATGTCTCCACGGCAACGGAAGAAGATGACAAGGATCACACCCACAATGAAAG AGCTCCAGATGATGGTTGAACATCACCTGGGGCAACAGGAACAAGGGGAGGAGCCTGAGGAAGCCGCTGAGAGCACAGGGACCCAGGAGTCCTGCccagctgggatcacaggcgccAGAGCGGAGTCAAGGCTGGGCACCTCTGGGACAGCACAAA AGCCTGCAGAATCCATCCCTAAAACTCAGGAGAGGGGCAGTGAGAAGCCCAGCACAGAGGAACCCTCAACCCATATACCACCATTGGATTCCCAGGGGACCAACTCG gtctga